A single Phragmites australis chromosome 4, lpPhrAust1.1, whole genome shotgun sequence DNA region contains:
- the LOC133916094 gene encoding uncharacterized protein LOC133916094 — protein sequence MTEGLVILLARDDMTVSLAVIPATTPSPASEAAATFRLVVEQSYRAGAEATGDVDVDTAEDVACRVPVRELRAAGQGSAEAVDGAFEELVARLDHPTLRLEVAPEARKAAAQVRAMCAEGELGSVGLGGVEFRLRFLFVEPEPDYEETGSDLEFDGASWERGRLNGRWRYEDDQAVLVGEDNDAAGGGQFSARPYDGALTREGGPSDATLLLSGFEARSDGPELADQHELTSRDAHRLVRLVLNGGDVEGDEAYQRALAGGAPLSRVSRAVMLDQALRSARHRPQQQPTSPSGMPPTRMRTGW from the coding sequence ATGACGGAGGGGCTCGTGATCCTGCTCGCGCGAGACGACATGACCGTCTCCCTGGCTGTGATCCCGGCGACCACGCCGTCTCCCGCGTCCGAGGCAGCGGCGACATTCCGGCTCGTCGTCGAACAGTCATACCGCGCGGGAGCTGAGGCTACCGGGGACGTTGACGTGGACACGGCGGAGGACGTGGCGTGCCGTGTCCCCGTCCGCGAGCTGCGCGCCGCCGGCCAGGGCTCGGCGGAGGCGGTCGACGGCGCGTTCGAGGAGCTGGTAGCCAGGCTCGACCACCCGACGCTGCGCCTGGAGGTCGCGCCGGAGGCAAGGAAGGCGGCCGCGCAGGTCCGGGCGATGTGCGCGGAGGGGGAGCTCGGCAGCGTCGGCCTTGGCGGCGTCGAGTTCCGTCTCCGCTTCCTGTTCGTCGAGCCGGAGCCGGACTACGAGGAGACGGGGAGCGACCTGGAGTTTGACGGGGCGTCCTGGGAGCGAGGCAGATTGAACGGCCGCTGGAGGTACGAGGACGACCAGGCCGTCCTGGTTGGCGAGGACAACGACGCTGCAGGCGGCGGCCAGTTCTCGGCACGCCCGTACGACGGCGCGCTCACGCGGGAGGGCGGTCCAAGCGACGCGACGCTGCTGCTGTCGGGCTTCGAGGCGCGCTCCGACGGCCCGGAGCTCGCCGACCAGCACGAGCTGACGTCGCGGGACGCGCACCGCCTCGTGCGCCTGGTGCTGAACGGCGGGGACGTGGAGGGCGACGAGGCCTACCAGCGGGCGCTGGCCGGCGGCGCGCCTTTGTCGCGGGTCTCGCGCGCGGTGATGCTCGACCAGGCGCTGCGATCCGCGAGGCACCggccgcagcagcagccaacTTCGCCAAGCGGGATGCCTCCGACTCGGATGCGCACCGGATGGTAG